A stretch of the Balearica regulorum gibbericeps isolate bBalReg1 chromosome 15, bBalReg1.pri, whole genome shotgun sequence genome encodes the following:
- the KDELR2 gene encoding ER lumen protein-retaining receptor 2, whose translation MNIFRLTGDLSHLAAIIILLLKIWKSRSCAGISGKSQLLFALVFTTRYLDLFTSFISLYNTSMKLIYIACSYATVYLIYMKFKATYDGNHDTFRVEFLIVPVGGLSFLVNHDFSPLEILWTFSIYLESVAILPQLFMISKTGEAETITTHYLFFLGLYRALYLVNWIWRYYFEGFFDLIAVVAGVVQTVLYCDFFYLYVTKVLKGKKLSLPA comes from the exons ATGAACATCTTCCGCCTCACCGGGGACTTGTCCCACCTGGCGGCCATTATCATCCTGCTGCTCAAGATCTGGAAGAGCCGTTCCTGCGCGG GTATTTCTGGGAAAAGCCAGCTTCTGTTTGCACTGGTCTTCACTACCCGTTATCTGGACCTCTTCACTTCATTCATTTCATTGTATAACACATCTATGAAG cTTATCTACATTGCTTGCTCGTATGCCACTGTGTATCTGATCTACATGAAATTTAAGGCCACCTATGATGGAAACCATGATACATTCAGAGTGGAGTTTCTGATAGTTCCTGTTGGCGGACTCTCGTTTCTTGTCAATCATGACTTCTCTCCTCTGGAG atacTGTGGACCTTCTCCATCTATCTTGAATCAGTTGCTATCCTCCCTCAACTTTTTATGATCAGCAAAACTGGGGAAGCAGAGACCATCACTACTCACTATCTTTTCTTCTTGGGTCTGTACCGTGCCTTGTACTTAGTCAACTGGATTTGGCGCTACTACTTTGAGGGATTTTTTGACCTCATAGCTGTCGTTGCTGGTGTGGTCCAGACCGTTCTTTACTGTGACTTCTTCTATTTGTATGTTACAAAAG TACTCAAGGGAAAGAAGCTCAGTTTGCCAGCGTAA